A region from the Kineothrix sp. IPX-CK genome encodes:
- a CDS encoding glycosyltransferase family 1 protein: protein MAQPIRILHVFGGVSLGGAESRIMDLYRCMDREEIQFDFLVHAECVEARKAEYYDEEIKSLGGRIFVLPKFKVYNYIQYKRAIKDFFKMHHQFALVQGHMTSTASLYLPVAKKAGIPIGVAHARSAGVDKGVKGIITKLLRLPLLKRADYCFACSKEAGAAVFGRKWGKSKKAVVLPNAIALEKYIYNEEMRDKLRKELGIEDCYVIGHVGRFHYAKNHEYLLEVFSSLHAGMKERNVRAVLLLLGDGAGMEPIRQQVKAFGLEEDVLFMGNKKDVENYYQAMDFFVFPSRFEGLPGTVVEAQAAGLRCMISDKITPEVGICRLVHYESIDEPADLWAKYILENALYVRCDMYETIKEAGFDVKEQAAKMEGFYKTGKM, encoded by the coding sequence ATGGCACAGCCCATTCGTATACTGCATGTGTTCGGAGGAGTGAGTCTGGGAGGAGCGGAGAGCCGCATCATGGACTTGTACCGTTGCATGGACAGAGAAGAAATACAGTTCGATTTTCTTGTGCACGCCGAATGTGTGGAGGCAAGAAAAGCAGAATATTATGACGAAGAGATAAAGTCGCTTGGCGGAAGAATTTTCGTGCTGCCCAAGTTTAAGGTATATAATTATATTCAGTATAAAAGAGCGATCAAGGATTTTTTTAAGATGCATCACCAATTCGCGCTTGTGCAGGGACACATGACCAGCACCGCTTCCCTTTATCTGCCTGTCGCGAAAAAAGCGGGGATTCCCATAGGAGTTGCCCATGCGAGGAGCGCAGGGGTGGACAAGGGAGTGAAGGGTATCATTACCAAGTTGCTGCGGTTACCGCTGTTAAAACGGGCGGATTATTGCTTTGCCTGCTCAAAAGAGGCAGGAGCAGCAGTTTTTGGAAGAAAATGGGGGAAGAGTAAGAAAGCGGTGGTGCTGCCCAATGCCATCGCTTTGGAGAAATATATTTATAATGAAGAGATGAGGGATAAACTCAGGAAAGAACTGGGTATAGAAGATTGCTATGTAATCGGACATGTGGGGAGGTTCCATTATGCGAAGAACCATGAATATTTGCTGGAAGTATTTTCTTCTCTGCATGCCGGAATGAAGGAAAGGAATGTAAGGGCCGTACTTCTCCTGCTGGGAGACGGAGCAGGAATGGAGCCTATACGACAGCAGGTTAAGGCGTTTGGGCTGGAAGAGGATGTACTTTTTATGGGGAACAAAAAAGATGTGGAGAACTATTATCAGGCGATGGACTTTTTTGTTTTTCCCTCCCGCTTTGAAGGACTTCCCGGAACCGTAGTGGAGGCTCAGGCAGCAGGACTTAGGTGTATGATATCCGATAAGATTACACCGGAAGTAGGGATTTGCCGGCTTGTTCATTACGAAAGCATAGACGAACCTGCAGATTTATGGGCGAAATATATCTTAGAAAATGCCTTATATGTAAGATGTGACATGTATGAAACGATAAAGGAAGCCGGATTCGATGTAAAGGAACAAGCGGCGAAGATGGAAGGCTTTTATAAGACAGGAAAAATGTGA
- a CDS encoding SDR family oxidoreductase — protein MGYKELKFERDSVFLVTGGAGFIGSNICEALIGMGYAVRCLDNLSTGKYENIEHLTANEKFTFIKGDIREPDTCLEATKGVDYCMNQAAWGSVPRSIEMPLLYEEINIRGTLNMMEACRQNGVKKFVYASSSSVYGDHPQLPKKEGAEGKVLSPYALTKKVDEEYGRLYKELYGLDTYGLRYFNVFGRRQDPDGAYAAVIPKFIRMLLNGEVPTINGDGKQSRDFTYIDNVIEANLRACLASGEAGGNAFNIGAGGREYLIDVYYNLCKALGKEVEPNFGPDRLGDIRDSNADISKARKLLGYDPEYDFAKGISLAIDWYKENLLL, from the coding sequence ATGGGATATAAAGAGTTGAAATTTGAAAGAGACAGTGTTTTTCTCGTAACGGGAGGAGCCGGATTCATCGGTTCTAACATCTGCGAAGCGCTGATAGGAATGGGATATGCGGTAAGGTGTCTGGACAACTTATCCACCGGTAAATATGAGAATATAGAGCACCTTACGGCAAACGAAAAATTTACCTTTATAAAGGGAGATATCAGAGAACCGGATACTTGTCTGGAAGCTACAAAGGGCGTGGATTACTGCATGAACCAGGCAGCCTGGGGAAGTGTGCCCAGAAGCATCGAGATGCCGCTTTTGTATGAAGAAATAAATATCCGTGGTACACTGAATATGATGGAAGCCTGCAGGCAAAACGGAGTGAAAAAATTCGTTTATGCTTCCAGTTCCTCTGTATATGGGGATCATCCGCAGCTCCCGAAGAAGGAAGGGGCAGAAGGCAAGGTGTTATCCCCTTATGCTTTGACCAAAAAGGTGGATGAGGAATACGGAAGACTGTATAAGGAGCTGTATGGTCTGGATACCTACGGCCTGCGTTATTTCAATGTATTCGGAAGAAGGCAGGACCCGGATGGTGCATATGCCGCGGTGATTCCTAAGTTTATCCGTATGCTGTTAAACGGAGAAGTGCCTACTATCAACGGAGACGGAAAGCAGTCCCGTGATTTTACTTATATCGACAATGTTATTGAGGCCAATTTAAGAGCCTGCCTTGCATCCGGTGAAGCGGGAGGGAATGCCTTCAATATTGGCGCGGGAGGAAGAGAATATTTAATTGACGTATATTATAATTTATGTAAGGCTCTCGGAAAAGAAGTGGAACCGAATTTCGGGCCGGACAGGCTTGGGGACATCCGGGATTCCAATGCGGATATATCCAAAGCGAGGAAGCTTTTGGGCTATGATCCGGAGTACGACTTCGCGAAAGGAATCAGCTTGGCAATCGACTGGTATAAAGAGAATTTGCTGCTGTAA
- a CDS encoding glycosyltransferase family 4 protein gives MGIILILTNSSGGLYDFRNELLLRLLESHRVIISLPDQTKTAELQEEGCEIVETPINRRGMDVKEDMKLFVAYRRLIKHIKPDMVITYTIKPNIYGGFASRLLKVPYITTITGLGGAFDKEGLFLKMIVHMYRTGLKKAECIFFQNAENRNIFSGYRIAGKKERMVNGSGVNLKRHSFEPYPMGVRTTFLFIGRVMKERGILEYLEAAVRLHREDIEFAVMGYCDEDYQEMLDEYTEKGIISQWGFQTEVHSYIAKADAIVVASFHEGMSNALIEAAATGRPVIASNISGCREAFEEEVTGFGFTPGNADDLIRAMEKFLALSKEEQAHMGKAAREKMECEFDRNSVIDSYISEINTILYNS, from the coding sequence ATGGGTATAATATTAATTTTAACCAATTCCTCGGGCGGGCTTTACGATTTTCGAAATGAGCTGCTCCTTAGACTGCTGGAAAGTCATAGGGTAATCATCAGCCTTCCGGATCAGACCAAGACTGCCGAACTTCAGGAAGAAGGGTGTGAGATTGTCGAAACACCTATTAACAGAAGGGGAATGGATGTGAAGGAGGACATGAAGCTTTTCGTGGCCTACCGGAGGCTGATAAAACATATAAAGCCGGATATGGTGATTACTTATACTATAAAGCCGAACATATACGGAGGTTTCGCCAGCAGGCTTTTGAAAGTACCCTATATCACTACGATAACGGGGCTGGGCGGAGCTTTTGACAAGGAAGGCCTTTTCCTTAAGATGATTGTCCATATGTACCGGACAGGTCTTAAAAAGGCGGAGTGTATTTTTTTTCAAAATGCTGAGAACAGGAATATTTTTTCCGGTTATCGCATTGCCGGGAAAAAAGAGCGGATGGTAAACGGCTCCGGAGTGAATCTTAAAAGACATTCTTTCGAGCCATATCCTATGGGCGTAAGGACTACCTTCCTTTTTATTGGAAGGGTAATGAAGGAGCGCGGCATCCTGGAATATCTGGAAGCGGCGGTCAGGCTGCATAGAGAGGATATCGAATTTGCAGTAATGGGTTATTGTGATGAAGATTATCAGGAAATGCTGGATGAATATACAGAAAAAGGAATTATCAGTCAGTGGGGTTTCCAAACGGAAGTACATTCTTATATAGCAAAGGCAGACGCTATTGTGGTGGCATCGTTTCACGAAGGCATGTCGAATGCGCTTATAGAGGCGGCGGCTACGGGACGTCCGGTAATCGCTTCCAATATCAGCGGATGCAGGGAGGCTTTTGAGGAGGAGGTGACGGGCTTTGGCTTCACTCCCGGCAATGCAGACGATTTGATCCGGGCTATGGAGAAGTTTCTCGCATTATCTAAAGAAGAGCAGGCACATATGGGAAAAGCGGCCAGGGAGAAGATGGAATGTGAATTCGACAGAAATTCTGTCATCGATTCTTATATAAGTGAAATTAACACGATATTATATAACTCATAA
- a CDS encoding DUF2334 domain-containing protein, with protein MDDITPRMDWENFERFRGLLKEYGVKPLVGIVPDNRDENLNKDKGAALNGGSPEEHFWEQVSVWKSEGWTVALHGYQHLYTQKKGGCFPLNRFSEFAGLSLEQQKSMLEAGKGIFVSHGIETDIFMAPAHSYDRNTLRALKELGFTKLTDGFGTKPYMRGGIIFYPISFRLSSSMKKKEGVTTMVVHTNTMKDSDFDRCRSIFQCSEMISYEEYLKLPAVRRGCIQNVAEYVMASAKRLLVKIL; from the coding sequence ATGGATGATATAACACCTCGCATGGATTGGGAGAACTTTGAGAGATTTCGGGGACTTCTTAAAGAATACGGGGTAAAACCGTTAGTAGGGATCGTTCCGGATAACCGGGATGAGAATCTGAATAAGGATAAAGGTGCAGCCTTAAACGGAGGCTCGCCGGAGGAGCATTTCTGGGAACAGGTCAGCGTATGGAAAAGCGAAGGCTGGACGGTAGCCCTGCATGGATATCAGCACTTATATACACAAAAAAAGGGCGGCTGCTTTCCGTTAAACCGTTTTTCGGAATTTGCAGGATTAAGTCTGGAGCAGCAGAAAAGTATGCTGGAGGCAGGCAAGGGCATTTTCGTTTCGCATGGAATTGAAACGGATATTTTCATGGCCCCGGCACATTCTTATGACAGGAATACTCTTCGTGCACTTAAGGAACTGGGATTTACGAAGCTCACAGATGGTTTCGGCACTAAGCCGTATATGCGCGGAGGAATCATTTTCTATCCGATTTCCTTCAGGCTAAGCAGCAGCATGAAGAAGAAAGAGGGAGTTACAACCATGGTGGTCCATACGAATACCATGAAGGATTCAGATTTTGACAGATGCCGAAGTATATTCCAGTGTTCGGAAATGATCTCCTATGAAGAATATCTGAAGCTGCCGGCGGTGAGAAGAGGCTGTATCCAAAATGTTGCCGAATATGTAATGGCGTCGGCGAAGCGTCTGCTGGTGAAAATTTTGTGA
- a CDS encoding glycosyltransferase — translation MRYEVLEKRKIAFHLNCLEQGGAERVVSNLANQFAKEGYEVLIATQWYGENEFQIDERIRRVHVGLNMEDEKRSRAIQFFLRIFHLRAFMKKERPDVLIAFAQRANYRALMASFFMRVPIIISIRTDPVGHYDAVSDKLQIPLLFPRAAGCVFQTEGQREFFAPYLQKNSRIILNPLHDKYIGVPKPTNRTKEVVQSGRLVDFKNQPMLLRAFIQVHKKHPDYMLKIYGPDSFDGTKEILESIIEENHAGDYIKLMGGSDSLEKDLNDAALYAFSSDWEGLPNALLEAMALGLPIVATDCPCGGPRTVMEDGVNGLLIEIKDQKALEEGMNKLIENPEYAEELGDNARRICEIANSKAIFEQWQDYIDEICSKNKR, via the coding sequence ATGAGGTATGAAGTATTGGAAAAGCGAAAAATAGCGTTTCACTTAAACTGTCTGGAGCAGGGTGGAGCCGAGAGGGTAGTGTCTAACTTGGCGAATCAATTTGCGAAAGAAGGATACGAGGTGCTTATTGCCACGCAGTGGTATGGAGAAAATGAATTTCAGATAGATGAGCGGATAAGACGGGTCCATGTGGGACTCAATATGGAAGATGAAAAGAGATCTCGGGCGATACAGTTTTTTTTAAGGATTTTTCATCTGAGAGCCTTTATGAAAAAAGAAAGGCCTGACGTTCTCATAGCCTTTGCCCAGAGGGCAAACTATAGGGCGCTGATGGCCTCCTTTTTTATGAGGGTGCCTATTATCATATCTATTCGGACTGACCCGGTGGGGCATTATGACGCTGTCTCGGACAAGCTGCAGATCCCGCTTCTGTTTCCGAGAGCGGCCGGATGTGTGTTCCAAACGGAGGGTCAACGGGAGTTTTTTGCGCCTTATTTACAAAAAAATTCGCGAATCATATTAAATCCGCTGCACGATAAATATATTGGTGTTCCGAAACCCACAAACCGTACAAAAGAGGTGGTGCAGTCGGGAAGGCTGGTAGACTTTAAGAATCAGCCGATGCTGCTTCGGGCATTTATTCAGGTCCATAAGAAGCATCCTGATTATATGCTCAAGATATATGGTCCGGATTCCTTTGACGGTACGAAGGAAATTCTCGAGAGTATTATCGAAGAAAATCATGCCGGAGATTATATAAAGCTAATGGGCGGCAGCGATTCCCTGGAGAAGGATTTGAACGATGCGGCTTTGTACGCTTTTTCCTCCGATTGGGAGGGATTGCCCAATGCGCTGTTAGAAGCGATGGCATTAGGACTTCCCATCGTCGCCACCGACTGCCCCTGCGGTGGTCCTCGTACCGTAATGGAAGACGGAGTAAACGGCCTGCTGATTGAGATCAAGGATCAGAAGGCATTAGAGGAGGGAATGAACAAGCTGATTGAGAATCCTGAATATGCGGAAGAACTGGGAGATAACGCAAGAAGGATTTGTGAAATCGCCAATTCTAAGGCAATATTTGAGCAATGGCAGGATTATATTGATGAGATTTGCAGTAAAAATAAGCGGTAA
- a CDS encoding ATP-grasp domain-containing protein, which yields MNILILSAGTRNKVVQYFKKELAETGRVIATDCSVLAPAIYEADKFYLVPRIDAPDYLDIVLDICKKEQIDGAFSLIDPELSLLARERERFLEAGTTPIISPYELVETCFDKYKMYELLTQMEIPTGRCFVDKEAFYLAEGNGELSYPVFVKPIKGSASMHINKVYGKEELEVLFGLYDDLMIQEFMNGTEYGADVYVDMQSGKCTSIFVKEKIKMRAGETDKAISYKDKELFSAIEKFVEKCGFCGMIDMDIFKIGDIYYISEVNPRFGGGYPHAHECGVNMPKQVIRNLKGESNPYTVGSYKAGVCMMKYNEVMIKDMSDTEMIE from the coding sequence ATGAATATATTGATTTTAAGTGCGGGAACGAGAAATAAGGTCGTGCAATATTTTAAGAAGGAGCTGGCGGAAACGGGCAGAGTCATAGCGACGGACTGCTCCGTTCTCGCTCCTGCGATTTATGAAGCGGATAAATTTTATCTCGTTCCGCGTATCGATGCGCCCGATTATCTGGATATCGTGCTGGACATATGCAAGAAGGAACAGATCGATGGAGCTTTCTCTTTAATCGACCCGGAGCTTAGTCTGCTTGCCAGAGAAAGAGAGAGGTTTCTTGAGGCAGGAACGACTCCTATCATTTCCCCCTATGAACTGGTGGAAACCTGTTTCGATAAATATAAAATGTATGAGCTGCTTACGCAGATGGAGATTCCCACGGGAAGATGCTTTGTCGATAAGGAGGCTTTTTATCTTGCCGAGGGGAATGGCGAACTTTCTTACCCGGTATTTGTGAAGCCGATAAAGGGAAGCGCCAGCATGCATATAAACAAGGTATACGGGAAAGAGGAGCTGGAAGTCCTTTTCGGATTGTATGATGACCTGATGATTCAGGAATTCATGAACGGGACGGAGTATGGAGCAGATGTCTATGTAGACATGCAAAGCGGCAAGTGCACCTCGATTTTTGTGAAAGAAAAGATAAAAATGCGTGCCGGAGAGACTGATAAAGCCATATCATATAAAGATAAGGAGCTTTTTTCCGCGATAGAAAAATTTGTGGAAAAATGTGGGTTCTGTGGTATGATAGATATGGACATCTTTAAGATTGGAGACATTTATTACATTTCCGAAGTGAATCCCCGATTTGGCGGAGGCTATCCCCATGCCCATGAGTGCGGCGTGAATATGCCGAAGCAGGTAATCCGTAACTTAAAGGGAGAAAGCAATCCCTATACCGTGGGCAGCTATAAAGCAGGGGTCTGTATGATGAAATATAATGAGGTTATGATCAAAGACATGAGCGATACGGAGATGATAGAGTAG
- a CDS encoding sugar transferase: protein MSPLFFVLAVLVRTKLGSPVFFKQERPGKNEKVFTLCKFRTMTDKRDENGNLLPDSIRLTKFGKILRATSLDELPELLNILTGDMSIIGPRPLLVSYLPYYTEEEKLRHTVRPGLTGLAQVSGRNFIDWDSRFKKDVEYVRNLSFGMDMKVLWLTVRTVLGRGDVAEDTNVTEGNFAEIRKKRLEETGSLERIENNV, encoded by the coding sequence TTGTCTCCTTTATTTTTCGTGCTGGCTGTACTCGTTAGGACAAAGCTCGGAAGTCCCGTTTTTTTCAAGCAGGAGAGGCCGGGGAAGAATGAGAAGGTCTTTACTCTTTGCAAATTCCGAACGATGACAGATAAAAGGGATGAGAATGGAAACCTCTTGCCTGATAGCATCAGGCTTACGAAATTCGGCAAAATTCTTCGTGCCACCAGTCTGGATGAACTTCCCGAGCTTCTGAATATATTAACGGGAGATATGAGTATCATTGGCCCCAGGCCTCTTCTTGTCTCCTATCTGCCTTATTACACGGAGGAAGAGAAACTGCGCCATACGGTGCGTCCCGGGCTTACCGGACTGGCTCAGGTAAGCGGACGGAACTTCATCGATTGGGACAGTCGTTTTAAGAAGGATGTGGAGTACGTGAGAAATCTTTCTTTTGGCATGGATATGAAGGTACTGTGGCTGACCGTGCGGACAGTGCTCGGACGAGGTGATGTGGCGGAGGATACCAATGTGACAGAGGGCAATTTTGCTGAAATCAGGAAGAAAAGACTGGAAGAGACCGGAAGCCTTGAAAGGATTGAAAACAACGTATGA
- a CDS encoding methionyl-tRNA formyltransferase — protein sequence MKYKVVVFGVKDTSENIVEFIHHNICPVDLVITIHKDVLNKNQVSGFKGLSVLTEKYQIPVFEAESYFLTDEKTRSFMAENEFEIAISMGWQRLIPAYVLEKFKYGVYGFHGNCGYLPFGRGRSPLNWSMINGDTRFNLNLFRYDENADSPNVFATEMFSITPHDDIRTAQYKNMICSKSLISKLLKAYAEKNIVLRTESKDFDSWYNKRTAADGKIDFHDRTRNIYNLIRGVAAPFPGAFAMCKEQKVTIWEAHPFDEIIDFSAYAPGEVVDVFDGKPVVRTVDGSLLIERYECKKELVTGDVLE from the coding sequence ATGAAATATAAAGTTGTAGTATTCGGCGTAAAGGATACGTCGGAAAACATTGTGGAATTCATTCATCATAATATCTGTCCGGTGGATTTGGTCATTACTATCCATAAGGACGTGCTGAATAAAAATCAGGTTTCGGGTTTTAAGGGGTTGTCCGTGCTGACGGAAAAATATCAAATTCCGGTATTTGAGGCGGAGAGCTATTTCCTCACAGATGAAAAGACCCGCAGCTTCATGGCGGAGAATGAATTCGAAATAGCGATATCCATGGGGTGGCAGCGCCTGATTCCCGCTTACGTGCTGGAAAAGTTTAAATATGGCGTATATGGCTTTCACGGCAATTGCGGCTATTTGCCCTTTGGGCGCGGGCGGTCTCCGTTAAATTGGTCTATGATCAACGGGGATACGAGATTTAATTTGAATCTTTTCCGCTATGATGAGAATGCGGACAGCCCTAACGTATTTGCTACGGAGATGTTTTCCATAACGCCTCACGATGATATTCGCACGGCTCAGTATAAAAATATGATTTGCTCCAAGAGCCTGATAAGCAAACTGCTAAAGGCTTATGCGGAGAAGAATATCGTTTTAAGGACGGAGTCTAAGGACTTCGATTCATGGTATAATAAACGAACCGCAGCAGATGGCAAAATAGATTTTCATGACCGTACAAGAAATATTTATAACTTGATTCGCGGTGTGGCAGCTCCTTTTCCGGGGGCATTTGCGATGTGCAAGGAACAGAAGGTTACGATATGGGAAGCTCATCCCTTCGATGAGATTATAGATTTTTCGGCCTATGCGCCGGGAGAAGTGGTGGATGTCTTTGACGGAAAGCCGGTAGTACGCACTGTGGATGGTTCGCTTTTGATTGAACGGTACGAATGCAAAAAAGAGCTTGTGACGGGAGATGTGCTGGAGTAA
- a CDS encoding glycosyltransferase — MKKTIIVMPIANEEATIAKVLDEILSLGYDNLYIYPVMDNYSKDKTQKIVEDFEQKTDKVKLIFYKESYGVISCYLEGFRRALADGAGQIIEMDGGGSHLPAEVPQFIEKLEEGYECVWGSRFVNGGGISNHPLYRRILSSGGTILANVVLGTSLKDMTSGFEGFQRNVLENMDLDKFLSKGHMYQTEMRYYCRNYHTVEVPIHYIGSESSFRMKSVTEALRILFELKKNEKNVHTVNHL, encoded by the coding sequence GTGAAAAAAACGATTATTGTAATGCCGATAGCGAATGAAGAAGCGACAATTGCAAAAGTTCTCGATGAGATTTTGTCGTTAGGCTATGACAATTTATATATATATCCGGTTATGGACAATTACTCCAAGGACAAGACGCAGAAGATTGTGGAAGATTTTGAGCAAAAGACGGATAAGGTAAAGCTTATTTTCTATAAGGAATCATATGGTGTTATCAGCTGCTATTTGGAGGGTTTCCGCCGTGCACTGGCGGATGGAGCGGGGCAAATTATTGAGATGGACGGCGGAGGCAGTCATCTGCCGGCAGAAGTACCTCAGTTTATAGAAAAGTTGGAAGAGGGTTATGAATGCGTCTGGGGGTCGCGTTTTGTAAATGGGGGTGGCATAAGCAACCATCCGTTATACAGGAGAATTTTGAGTTCTGGAGGTACTATTCTGGCCAACGTGGTACTTGGAACGAGCCTGAAGGATATGACCAGCGGATTTGAGGGATTCCAGAGGAATGTACTGGAAAATATGGATTTGGACAAATTCCTTTCTAAGGGTCATATGTATCAGACTGAAATGAGGTATTATTGTCGTAATTACCATACGGTAGAAGTGCCCATTCATTATATAGGCTCCGAATCCAGTTTTCGGATGAAGTCAGTCACCGAAGCACTCAGAATTTTATTCGAACTGAAAAAGAATGAAAAAAACGTACATACAGTCAATCATTTATAA
- a CDS encoding glycosyltransferase: MKKKIMLIVPMLHQGGFERVCVATARLLEPFYDVYIVMFDSKDIAYDIKGLNVIDLHMGVKKDMAGKLFNVLKRSFAVGRMKKKLRIDIAYSFGPSANVVNVFSRRGEQVWVGIRSYMDMENERKIRLLCRLSDKILCCSKLIEEEIRTKYNCRKAITLYNPLDVEEIQKSASMQQPRLPWENTGHIIVSMGREDDVKGYWHLIKSFSLLQKDIPDVKLMIIGDGDFEEYLSLAKRLGIGDYVYFPGMKKNPFPYLKAAEVYVLTSYNEGFPNALLEAMALGIPVIATDCMTGPGEILVNSSYGVLIPNMSPEKNLDETSISEEEQGLYEEIMRMMTHKESYESYKRAAIRRAGDFSNKAYVEILKKQIEM; encoded by the coding sequence ATGAAGAAAAAAATCATGCTGATAGTCCCAATGCTTCATCAGGGAGGGTTCGAAAGAGTATGCGTAGCGACGGCGCGGTTGTTGGAGCCGTTTTACGACGTATACATAGTGATGTTCGATTCCAAGGATATCGCTTATGATATCAAAGGGTTGAATGTAATCGACTTACATATGGGCGTGAAAAAGGATATGGCCGGCAAGCTCTTCAACGTTCTGAAACGCAGCTTTGCGGTGGGCAGAATGAAGAAAAAACTGAGAATCGATATTGCATACAGCTTCGGACCGTCGGCAAATGTGGTAAATGTCTTTTCCCGCAGGGGTGAGCAGGTATGGGTAGGAATAAGAAGTTACATGGATATGGAGAACGAAAGGAAAATCAGGCTGCTTTGCAGGCTTTCGGACAAAATATTATGCTGCTCCAAGCTGATCGAGGAGGAAATCCGTACCAAATACAACTGCCGGAAGGCAATTACCCTATATAATCCGCTGGATGTGGAGGAAATACAGAAAAGCGCGTCCATGCAGCAGCCCAGATTACCATGGGAGAATACGGGGCATATTATCGTTTCCATGGGGCGGGAGGATGATGTGAAGGGCTATTGGCATCTGATCAAAAGCTTTTCGCTTTTGCAGAAGGATATTCCGGATGTGAAACTGATGATTATCGGGGACGGCGATTTCGAAGAATATCTGAGTCTTGCCAAGCGTTTGGGAATTGGTGATTATGTTTATTTTCCGGGAATGAAGAAAAATCCTTTCCCTTACTTAAAGGCGGCTGAAGTTTATGTCCTGACCTCCTACAACGAAGGTTTTCCCAACGCTCTTTTGGAAGCTATGGCGTTAGGGATCCCGGTCATTGCTACAGATTGTATGACGGGGCCGGGAGAAATACTGGTAAATAGCAGCTATGGCGTGCTCATACCGAATATGAGCCCGGAAAAGAATCTGGATGAGACATCCATTTCCGAAGAGGAACAGGGGTTGTATGAAGAGATAATGAGGATGATGACACATAAGGAAAGCTATGAGAGCTATAAAAGAGCCGCCATTAGACGTGCCGGAGACTTTTCGAATAAGGCTTATGTGGAAATCCTAAAAAAGCAGATAGAAATGTAG
- a CDS encoding nucleotide sugar dehydrogenase, whose protein sequence is MDLYEKLVSGEEKLSLVGLGYVGMPIAVAFARKIKVVGFDLNKEKIELYKSGVDPTNEVGTEVIKSTSVEFTADADKLKGAKFHIVAVPTPVNDDHTPDLSPVEGASRLLGQNLTRGSIVVFESTVYPGVTEEICVPILEKESGLKCGVDFKIGYSPERINPGDKVHRLETIVKIVSGMDEETLDTIAKVYELVVEAGVYRAESIKVAEAAKVIENSQRDINIAFMNELSIIFHRMGIDTKAVLEAAGTKWNFLKFFPGLVGGHCIGVDPYYLTYKAEQLGYHSQIILSGRRINDDMGKYVAESLVKNLIKTNIPVKGARVAILGFTFKENCPDTRNTKVIDIYKELEEYGITPIVVDPAADSGEAKKLYGIDFHVMEEIRNMDAVIVAVAHSQFLELSREKIAGFFHEEHEQKVLMDLKGLFDKRAYSDGEFLYWRL, encoded by the coding sequence ATGGATTTATACGAGAAACTTGTAAGCGGAGAGGAAAAACTCTCATTGGTCGGTCTCGGATATGTAGGTATGCCGATTGCGGTAGCCTTTGCAAGAAAGATAAAGGTGGTTGGTTTCGACTTAAATAAGGAGAAGATAGAGCTGTATAAGTCGGGAGTAGATCCTACTAACGAAGTGGGTACGGAGGTAATCAAAAGCACATCCGTAGAATTTACCGCAGATGCGGACAAGCTAAAGGGAGCGAAATTCCACATCGTGGCAGTCCCGACTCCGGTAAACGACGACCATACCCCTGACCTTTCCCCGGTGGAGGGCGCAAGCCGCCTGCTTGGACAGAACCTGACGAGAGGCTCTATTGTCGTATTTGAATCCACAGTGTATCCCGGAGTTACCGAAGAGATATGTGTTCCCATCCTGGAAAAGGAATCGGGATTAAAATGCGGCGTAGATTTTAAAATAGGCTATTCCCCGGAAAGAATTAATCCGGGCGATAAGGTACACAGGCTGGAAACTATCGTTAAGATTGTATCCGGTATGGATGAGGAGACGTTAGATACCATCGCGAAGGTGTACGAGCTGGTGGTAGAGGCCGGGGTGTATAGGGCGGAATCCATCAAGGTGGCGGAAGCGGCCAAAGTAATTGAAAATAGCCAGAGGGATATTAATATCGCTTTTATGAACGAGTTGTCCATCATATTCCATAGAATGGGGATCGATACAAAGGCTGTTTTAGAGGCAGCAGGTACAAAGTGGAATTTCCTCAAATTTTTCCCGGGGCTCGTAGGAGGACATTGCATTGGTGTGGATCCTTACTATCTGACATATAAAGCCGAACAGCTGGGATATCATTCACAAATCATCCTTTCGGGCCGCCGCATCAATGACGACATGGGAAAATATGTGGCAGAAAGCCTTGTAAAAAACTTGATCAAAACTAATATCCCGGTAAAAGGCGCGCGAGTGGCAATATTAGGATTTACCTTCAAAGAGAACTGCCCAGATACAAGGAATACCAAAGTTATCGATATATATAAAGAATTAGAGGAATATGGAATCACCCCGATCGTGGTAGATCCGGCGGCGGATTCAGGAGAGGCGAAGAAGCTCTATGGGATCGACTTCCATGTTATGGAGGAAATCCGGAATATGGACGCGGTCATCGTAGCTGTGGCTCATTCACAATTCCTTGAATTGTCCAGGGAGAAAATCGCAGGCTTTTTCCATGAGGAGCATGAGCAGAAGGTGTTGATGGACCTCAAGGGCTTATTCGATAAGAGGGCTTATTCGGACGGCGAATTTCTATATTGGAGACTGTAA